The following are encoded together in the Coleofasciculus sp. FACHB-T130 genome:
- a CDS encoding glycosyltransferase: protein MRIALFTETFLPKVDGIVTRLRHTVEHLQRSGNEVLIFSPDGGLTEYKGARIYGVSGFPLPWYPELKMAFPRPSIGYQLEKFQPDIIHVVNPAILGLAGLYYAKAMQIPLLASYHTHLPQYLQHYGLGMLEGVLWELLKSAHNQARLNLCTSTAMVQELTSHGIQRVDLWQRGVDTELFQPHLSSREMRSRLSQGHPESPLLLYVGRLGAEKEIDRIKPVLAAIPNARLALVGDGPHRQALQQHFAGTPTHFVGYLTGVELASAFASADAFIFPSRTETLGLVLLEAMAAGCPVVAARSGGIPDIVTDGVNGYLFDPKDEEGAIAATKRLLAHQEERETLRQNARLEAERWGWAAATRQLQNYYESAIR from the coding sequence ATGCGAATTGCTCTTTTTACCGAAACCTTTTTGCCCAAGGTTGACGGCATTGTGACGCGCCTGCGCCACACCGTTGAACATTTACAGCGCAGCGGCAACGAAGTGCTGATTTTTTCCCCAGATGGGGGGTTAACCGAATATAAAGGAGCCAGGATCTACGGAGTTTCTGGCTTCCCGTTGCCTTGGTATCCAGAGTTGAAAATGGCTTTTCCCCGCCCCTCCATTGGTTATCAACTAGAGAAGTTTCAACCGGATATCATTCATGTTGTCAACCCAGCTATTTTGGGACTAGCGGGTCTGTATTACGCCAAAGCGATGCAGATTCCCTTACTAGCGTCTTATCATACCCATTTACCCCAGTATCTCCAGCATTACGGCTTGGGAATGTTAGAAGGTGTGCTGTGGGAATTGCTCAAATCAGCCCATAACCAAGCGCGGCTGAATCTCTGTACTTCTACGGCGATGGTGCAGGAACTTACCAGTCACGGCATCCAGCGAGTGGATTTGTGGCAGCGAGGAGTAGATACAGAATTATTCCAGCCCCACTTGTCAAGCCGAGAAATGCGATCGCGTCTTAGCCAAGGACACCCGGAAAGCCCTTTATTACTCTACGTAGGGCGTCTGGGCGCAGAAAAAGAAATTGACCGCATTAAGCCCGTCCTAGCAGCCATTCCCAACGCGCGTCTCGCCTTAGTGGGAGATGGCCCCCATCGACAAGCCTTGCAACAACACTTTGCCGGGACACCCACCCATTTCGTCGGCTATCTGACCGGCGTTGAACTCGCCTCAGCCTTTGCCTCAGCAGACGCCTTTATTTTTCCCTCGCGCACAGAAACTTTAGGATTAGTGCTGTTGGAGGCGATGGCAGCCGGATGTCCCGTTGTCGCCGCGCGTTCCGGAGGGATTCCCGATATCGTTACCGATGGCGTTAACGGTTACTTATTTGACCCAAAAGATGAAGAGGGAGCGATCGCTGCTACCAAGCGCCTTTTGGCCCATCAAGAAGAACGAGAAACCCTACGGCAAAATGCCCGCCTCGAAGCCGAACGCTGGGGTTGGGCTGCCGCCACCCGCCAGTTGCAAAATTACTACGAATCAGCGATTCGTTAA
- a CDS encoding GAF domain-containing protein: protein MTLSNTGSVLATLTQLTQLNRTSALTSRVKDLSFGEFICLLDFITAEFQQFLRAIDMINNEALETMLEQVMDAFTLKMGQILQADLTTIFLVDEEKNQLWSKIPDTETGRATKQIRIPINIGVAGHVASTGESLNLPDPYSHPLFNKEVDERPGYRTRSLLCMPIYSSKNQIVAVVQLLNKAGDGPFTEEDEQGFRDFAASIGIILESCQSFYMAARKQRGAEALLRATTYLGQSLDLEATLRFVMEQARDLMQADRSTLFMLSKETGELWTKVANKDGTEIIPIRIPSNKGIAGYVASTRQPLNIPDAYKDPRFDPSADQRTGYLTRNILCMPVFNSSMELIGVTQLINKQPGSFTSSDEEFMQAFNIQAGIALENAKLFENVLLEKQYQKDILQSLSDAVISTDMQGRIVTINEAALELLGCPIRETTGKNNKHLWEQKLIGRFVWDVVPIEHLQFRLQDSLKTGAKQYVPEQTLTVGLYAEKNHQPSVAAVGAMPELSVQAQCAQCQQVAEVLNSEATHSEGEPTGVHILAIRDRLNPNIFIPWNESCSPGTVATHSCHQILSADQVQEIERSMNLTVNPLTNPEGGVRGGLVVLEDISHEKRMKSTLYRYMTPRVAEQVMALGDKALMMSERKEVTILFSDIRGYTTLTENLGASEVVSLLNQYFETMVEAVFNHEGTLDKFIGDALMAVFGAPLPLAENHAWMAVQSALDMRRRLAEFNRRRLFGNQPQIHIGIGLSSGEVVSGNIGSHKRMDYTVIGDGVNLSSRLESVTKEYGCDIILSEFTYNLCRDRILVRELDKIRVKGKNTAVSIYELIGDHRQHLDDSTKKFLDLYHLGRTAYTGRSFQKAIAYFEDAYSLRPTDQAVTVHLERCKNYLRQPPSDAWDGVHTMTSK from the coding sequence ATGACACTCTCTAATACCGGCAGCGTTCTGGCTACGTTAACTCAGCTTACGCAACTCAATCGTACTAGCGCCCTGACCTCGCGCGTCAAAGACCTGTCATTCGGCGAATTTATCTGCTTACTCGACTTTATTACCGCTGAGTTCCAGCAGTTTCTGCGGGCGATCGACATGATCAACAACGAAGCCCTGGAAACCATGCTGGAGCAGGTCATGGACGCCTTTACCCTCAAAATGGGTCAGATTCTGCAAGCAGACCTTACCACTATTTTTTTAGTAGACGAAGAAAAAAATCAACTTTGGTCAAAAATTCCCGATACGGAGACTGGGAGAGCCACCAAACAAATCCGGATTCCCATTAATATTGGCGTTGCCGGTCACGTCGCCAGCACCGGCGAATCTTTGAATCTTCCAGACCCTTACTCTCACCCACTCTTTAACAAAGAAGTTGACGAGCGACCGGGCTACCGAACCCGCAGTCTGCTTTGTATGCCGATTTATAGCAGCAAAAACCAGATTGTTGCGGTCGTTCAGCTATTAAATAAAGCTGGGGATGGGCCGTTTACCGAGGAGGATGAGCAGGGATTCCGCGACTTTGCTGCCTCTATCGGCATTATCCTAGAAAGCTGCCAATCGTTTTATATGGCGGCACGCAAGCAGCGGGGGGCAGAGGCACTGTTGCGGGCAACCACCTATCTCGGTCAAAGTCTTGACTTGGAAGCAACTCTGCGCTTTGTGATGGAGCAAGCGCGGGATCTGATGCAGGCGGATCGCAGCACCCTATTTATGCTGAGCAAAGAAACGGGAGAACTCTGGACGAAAGTTGCCAACAAAGATGGCACGGAGATCATCCCGATTCGCATTCCTTCTAACAAAGGAATTGCCGGTTATGTTGCCTCCACTCGTCAGCCGCTAAATATCCCGGATGCTTATAAAGATCCGCGTTTCGATCCCAGCGCCGACCAACGGACGGGTTATTTGACACGCAATATCCTGTGTATGCCGGTGTTTAATTCATCAATGGAATTAATCGGCGTTACGCAGTTAATTAACAAGCAACCCGGCAGCTTCACGAGTTCAGATGAAGAGTTTATGCAGGCATTTAATATCCAGGCGGGAATTGCGCTGGAAAATGCCAAGCTCTTCGAGAATGTGTTGTTGGAAAAGCAGTATCAAAAAGATATCCTGCAAAGTCTCTCAGATGCAGTCATCTCTACAGATATGCAGGGACGGATTGTCACGATTAACGAAGCTGCACTGGAGTTGCTGGGGTGCCCGATTCGGGAAACTACGGGTAAAAACAACAAGCATCTGTGGGAGCAGAAACTAATCGGTCGTTTCGTTTGGGATGTGGTGCCCATCGAACATCTCCAGTTTCGCCTCCAGGATAGTCTGAAGACGGGTGCCAAGCAATATGTCCCGGAGCAAACCCTGACAGTGGGATTGTATGCAGAGAAGAACCACCAGCCGTCAGTAGCAGCCGTAGGAGCAATGCCAGAATTGTCCGTGCAGGCACAATGCGCCCAGTGTCAGCAGGTAGCAGAAGTTCTCAATTCGGAAGCGACTCACTCGGAGGGAGAACCTACTGGAGTCCATATTCTGGCAATCCGCGATCGCCTCAATCCAAACATCTTCATTCCCTGGAATGAATCATGCAGTCCTGGCACTGTCGCCACCCACAGTTGTCATCAGATTTTGAGTGCCGATCAAGTCCAGGAAATTGAACGGAGTATGAATCTCACCGTTAATCCCCTTACCAATCCGGAAGGAGGCGTCAGAGGAGGCTTGGTGGTCTTGGAAGACATCAGCCACGAAAAACGGATGAAATCTACCTTGTATCGCTACATGACGCCTAGAGTGGCAGAGCAAGTCATGGCACTGGGCGATAAAGCGCTGATGATGAGCGAACGCAAGGAGGTGACAATTTTATTTTCTGACATCCGGGGCTACACCACTCTGACGGAAAATTTAGGGGCGTCGGAAGTGGTTTCGCTGTTGAATCAGTATTTTGAAACGATGGTAGAGGCAGTCTTTAACCACGAAGGCACCTTAGATAAATTCATTGGCGATGCCTTGATGGCGGTGTTTGGTGCGCCCCTGCCTTTGGCAGAAAATCATGCTTGGATGGCGGTTCAGTCGGCGTTGGATATGCGCCGCCGGTTGGCAGAGTTTAACCGTCGCCGTTTATTTGGAAACCAGCCGCAAATTCATATTGGCATTGGACTAAGTTCTGGAGAAGTCGTTTCCGGCAACATTGGTTCCCACAAACGGATGGACTACACGGTGATTGGGGATGGGGTGAACTTGAGTTCTCGCCTGGAAAGCGTCACCAAGGAGTACGGCTGCGATATTATCTTGAGCGAGTTTACCTACAACTTGTGCCGCGATCGCATCTTGGTGCGAGAGTTAGACAAAATCCGCGTCAAGGGCAAAAATACCGCCGTTAGTATTTACGAGTTGATCGGCGACCATCGACAGCATCTCGACGACTCCACGAAGAAGTTTCTCGATCTCTATCATCTTGGGCGTACAGCCTACACGGGAAGAAGCTTCCAGAAAGCGATCGCCTACTTTGAGGACGCCTACAGCCTACGACCCACCGATCAGGCAGTCACCGTCCACTTGGAACGGTGTAAGAACTACCTTCGGCAACCGCCTTCAGATGCCTGGGACGGAGTCCACACGATGACCAGCAAATGA